From one bacterium genomic stretch:
- a CDS encoding YkvA family protein gives MREDYKDVVYEGIAKTTKKDGQYVIDHEYVINTRLANLQSGKFQEFAKNVTLLFKMLKDWWAEKYECPWSTIAAIIFALAYFLNPFDLIPDAIPVLGLVDDAAVVAFVVGIVQKDIETYKNKMLQ, from the coding sequence ATGAGAGAAGATTATAAAGACGTGGTGTATGAAGGGATAGCAAAAACCACAAAAAAAGACGGACAATATGTAATAGACCACGAATATGTGATAAACACCCGGCTCGCAAATCTACAATCAGGTAAATTTCAGGAATTTGCGAAAAATGTAACTCTTCTATTTAAGATGTTAAAAGATTGGTGGGCAGAAAAATATGAATGCCCTTGGTCTACAATAGCTGCAATAATTTTTGCACTTGCATATTTTTTAAATCCTTTTGATCTAATTCCTGATGCTATACCTGTATTAGGGCTTGTAGATGATGCGGCTGTAGTTGCTTTTGTCGTTGGTATAGTGCAAAAAGATATCGAAACATATAAAAACAAAATGTTGCAATAA